In Phoenix dactylifera cultivar Barhee BC4 chromosome 11, palm_55x_up_171113_PBpolish2nd_filt_p, whole genome shotgun sequence, the following are encoded in one genomic region:
- the LOC103719823 gene encoding uncharacterized protein LOC103719823 isoform X1, with translation MMSEGGCYYNYKKTDDICNDVCGKVTGAARAISRLRCALRDLDFKILILLFVVLPTVIYTIYLHGQKITYFLRPLWESPRKPFNEIPHYYHENVSMETLCKLHGWRVRETPRRVYDAVLFSNELDMLTIRWNELYPYVSEFVLLESNSTFTGIKKPLLFAKNREHFKFAEPRLTYGAVGGRFVKGENPFVEEAYQRVALDQLIRIAGIADDDLLIMSDVDEIPSGHTIDLLRWCDDIPEKLHLRLRNYLYSFEFFLDNKCWRASVHRFRVGKTRYAHYRQTDDILTDSGWHCSFCFRYISEFVFKMRAYSHVDRVRFAYYLNPSRIQDVICRGADLFDMLPEEYTFREIIAKLGAIPHSYSAVHLPGYLLQNIDKYKYLLPGNCKREPG, from the exons ATGATGTCCGAGGGTGGCTGCTACTATAATTACAAGAAGACGGATGATATCTGCAACGATGTTTGCGGCAAg GTGACAGGGGCTGCACGGGCCATATCGAGGCTCCGATGTGCCCTGCGAGACTTGGACTTCAAGATTTTAATCCTACTCTTCGTGGTGCTCCCCACTGTTATATACACTATCTACTTACATGGCCAGAAGATCACCTACTTTCTTCGGCCCCTGTGGGAGTCTCCTCGGAAACCATTCAATGAGATCCCCCACTATTACCATGAGAATGTCTCCATGGAGACCCTCTGCAAGCTCCACGGCTGGAGGGTCCGTGAGACCCCACGCCGGGTCTATGATGCTGTGTTATTCAGCAATGAGCTTGACATGCTTACCATTAGGTGGAATGAGTTGTACCCTTATGTATCAGAATTTGTTCTTCTCGAATCCAATTCCACATTCACAGGCATTAAGAAGCCCCTCTTGTTTGCGAAGAATCGGGAACATTTCAAGTTTGCGGAGCCCCGGCTCACTTATGGTGCTGTTGGTGGTAGATTTGTGAAGGGGGAGAACCCTTTTGTGGAGGAGGCATATCAGAGAGTTGCGTTGGATCAGCTCATTCGGATAGCAGGCATTGCTGATGATGATTTGTTGATCATGTCTGATGTTGATGAGATCCCAAGTGGCCACACAATTGACCTCCTGAGATGGTGTGATGACATTCCTGAGAAGCTCCATCTCCGGCTACGGAACTACCTCTACTCCTTTGAGTTCTTCCTGGATAACAAGTGCTGGAGGGCTTCGGTGCACAGGTTTCGAGTTGGGAAGACGAGATATGCCCATTACCGCCAGACTGATGACATACTCACCGATTCAGGGTGGCACTGCAGCTTCTGCTTCCGCTATATCAGTGAATTTGTGTTTAAGATGAGGGCCTACAGCCATGTGGATCGTGTGAGATTTGCTTATTATTTGAACCCATCAAGGATTCAGGATGTGATATGCCGGGGAGCAGACCTTTTTGATATGCTTCCGGAGGAGTATACTTTCAGGGAAATTATAGCGAAGTTGGGGGCGATACCCCATTCATATTCAGCAGTTCATCTTCCTGGGTATCTCCTTCAGAATATTGACAAGTACAAATATCTTCTTCCTGGGAACTGCAAAAGAGAACCAGGGTGA
- the LOC103719821 gene encoding uncharacterized protein LOC103719821 isoform X4 — translation MAAAVLVGNLALLVEASSHRTAMADRAAKAWHPEAAACRAARRDPPPGPLLSATIHAKSFHDPPDMAGEVARLALRRRSPKNSTVAASSSAWGGGGNDNGGGGEEDDWEEELRSRLKDLEEMKELETRAEELQRSEAGEGTGDEETEEEKRKRVRRELEKVAKEQAERRKTAKLMFELGQKAYGKGMYARAIEFLEASLTIIPRPTLLGGEVLMKIQIWLAMAYEANNRHRDCIALYQQLEKKHPSVSIRKQAAELRYILQAPKLKISKDEMVTIPLIGSSYDSLCLVVL, via the exons atggccgccgccgttcTCGTCGGCAACCTCGCGCTCCTCGTGGAGGCCAGCTCCCATCGGACCGCCATGGCCGACCGCGCCGCCAAGGCCTGGCACCCCGAGGCGGCGGCCTGCCGCGCGGCGAGGCGAGACCCGCCCCCCGGCCCCTTGCTCTCCGCCACCATCCACGCCAAGAGCTTCCACGACCCCCCGGACATGGCCGGAGAGGTGGCGCGGTTGGCCCTTCGGCGGAGAAGCCCCAAGAACTCCACGGTGGCCGCATCCAGCTCAGCCTGGGGCGGCGGCGGCAACGACAACGGCGGGGGCGGGGAAGAAGACGActgggaggaggagctccggagcCGGCTGAAGGATTTGGAGGAGATGAAGGAGCTGGAGACGAGGGCCGAGGAATTGCAAAGGTCCGAAGCCGGGGAGGGGACCGGAGACgaggagacggaggaggagaagagaaaaagggtCCGCCGAGAGCTCGAAAAG GTAGCAAAAGAACAGGCGGAGCGGAGGAAGACGGCCAAGCTGATGTTTGAGCTGGGGCAGAAGGCATATGGGAAAGGAATGTATGCTCGGGCAATCGAGTTCCTAGAAGCTTCCCTCACCATTATTCCGAGGCCCACGCTCCTTGGTGGTGAGGTATTGATGAAA ATACAGATTTGGCTGGCGATGGCATATGAGGCTAATAATCGCCACAGAGACTGCATTGCTTTGTACCAGCAATTGGAGAAGAAGCATCCTAGTGTCAGCATTAGAAAGCAGGCTGCTGAGCTCAGGTACATCTTGCAAGCACCCAAGCTCAAGATATCCAAGGATGAGATGGTCACGATACCATTGATTGGATCTAGCTACGACAG TTTATGCCTGGTGGTTCTGTGA
- the LOC103719819 gene encoding DEAD-box ATP-dependent RNA helicase 20-like, translating to MNPFDVRYADPSSYRERRSDLMRPPQLNGALAPSPAVSMAGVGLGVSSMAGRGGSAPFMPPPGPDFAAGRGGGIGASMGGGNFATGLTPSQFASGGGGGDFGGRGGGRRGFDAGRGGRGGAGGGRLSGGYRGGRSGRGRGFDSARTGGSGDGGGRGGGRGQDFGGRGVGRGRGFEGGRGGGGGRGFNGGRGGGRLGGSGGRDFGKPRDDLDKLSLPKQDFRDLNPFEKNFYVESPAVQAMSEQDAMLYRKSREITVEGRDVPKPIRFFHEANFPDNILQAIAKCGFIEPTPIQAQGWPMALKGRDLIGIAETGSGKTLAYLLPALVHVSAQPRLAYGEGPIVLVLAPTRELAVQIQEEAMKFGSHSNARSTCIYGGAPKGPQIRDLKRGVEIVIATPGRLIDMLEACHTNLRRVTYLVLDEADRMLDMGFEPQIRKILSQIRPDRQTLYWSATWPREVESLARQFLHNPYKIIIGSTDLKANQSINQIVEVMSENEKYPRLVKLLGELMDGSRILIFLETKKGCDQVTRQLRMDGWPALSIHGDKAQAERDWVLAEFKSGKSPIMTATDVAARGLDVKDIKCVINYDFPTSLEDYVHRIGRTGRAGAKGTALTFFTHANARFARDLIKILQEAGKSVTPALASMARSAGGSSVGNFRSRGRGYGNRSLISGSNTVPLGGRRAW from the exons ATGAATCCTTTCGACGTCCGCTACGCCGATCCGAGCTCCTACAGGGAGAGGCGAAG CGATTTAATGCGGCCGCCGCAGCTGAATGGCGCGCTGGCGCCGTCGCCTGCTGTCTCTATGGCAGGCGTGGGCCTTGGCGTATCCTCTATGGCCGGCCGCGGCGGATCCGCGCCCTTCATGCCCCCTCCTGGCCCGGATTTTGCCGCCGGTAGAGGAGGCGGCATCGGCGCTTCCATGGGCGGTGGCAATTTCGCCACTGGTTTGACGCCGTCCCAATTTGCATCTGGTGGAGGCGGCGGCGACTTTGGAGGCCGTGGTGGTGGGAGAAGAGGATTCGATGCTGGGAGAGGAGGCCGGGGAGGAGCAGGAGGAGGTAGGCTTTCTGGGGGTTACCGTGGTGGCAGGTCTGGAAGGGGACGAGGGTTTGATTCGGCGAGGACAGGCGGAAGTGGAGATGGCGGTGGAAGGGGAGGTGGGAGAGGCCAAGATTTTGGTGGCCGTGGGGTTGGAAGGGGTAGGGGATTCGAAGGTGGGCGTGGGGGTGGTGGTGGGAGGGGATTCAATGGTGGTCGTGGGGGTGGTCGGCTTGGCGGCAGCGGTGGTAGAGACTTTGGGAAGCCAAGGGATGACCTTGACAAGCTTTCTCTTCCGAAACAGGATTTTCGTGACCTCAACCCTTTCGAGAAGAACTTCTATGTGGAGAGCCCTGCGGTGCAGGCCATGTCCGAGCAGGATGCCATGCTTTATCGGAAGAGCCGGGAGATAACGGTTGAAGGTCGTGATGTTCCCAAGCCCATTAGGTTCTTTCATGAGGCCAACTTCCCGG ACAATATTCTACAGGCGATAGCTAAATGTGGTTTCATTGAACCAACACCGATTCAAGCTCAGGGGTGGCCAATGGCTTTAAAAGGAAGAGATTTAATTGGCATTGCAGAGACTGGTTCTGGAAAGACATTAGCATATCTGCTGCCTGCATTGGTGCATGTTAGTGCACAGCCTCGATTGG CTTATGGTGAAGGTCCAATTGTTTTGGTCCTAGCACCTACAAGAGAACTGGCTGTTCAGATTCAagaggaagccatgaagtttGGATCACATTCAAATGCCAGAAGCACATGCATCTATGGGGGAGCACCAAAAGGACCACAGATTCGTGATCTTAAAAGAG GAGTTGAAATTGTCATTGCAACACCTGGTCGGCTAATTGATATGTTGGAAGCTTGCCATACAAACCTACGTAGAGTAACATACCTTGTACTGGATGAGGCGGATCGCATGCTGGACATGGGATTTGAGCCTCAGATAAGAAAAATACTGTCCCAA ATTCGGCCTGACAGGCAGACACTATATTGGAGTGCCACATGGCCAAGAGAAGTAGAATCTTTGGCAAGGCAGTTTTTACATAATCCCTACAAG ATAATCATCGGATCAACTGATCTGAAAGCCAATCAATCGATAAACCAAATTGTAGAAGTCATGTCAGAGAATGAAAAATACCCCAG GCTGGTAAAACTCTTGGGTGAATTAATGGATGGGAGCCGGATCTTGATATTTCTTGAGACAAAGAAGGGATGTGATCAGGTGACTCGGCAGCTCAGGATGGATGGATGGCCTGCCCTATCTATTCATGGAGATAAAGCCCAAGCTGAAAGAGACTGGGTTCTGGCAGAGTTTAAAAGTGGCAAGAGTCCTATTATGACTGCCACTGATGTAGCTGCACGTGGTCTTG ATGTGAAAGATATAAAGTGTGTGATCAATTATGATTTCCCAACGAGCCTTGAGGATTATGTTCACAGGATTGGACGAACCGGTCGTGCAGGTGCCAAGGGCACTGCCTTAACCTTTTTCACTCATGCAAATGCAAGGTTTGCTAGGGATCTTATTAAGATCCTGCAGGAAGCTGGCAAGAGCGTAACTCCAGcattggcatccatggctagaTCGGCTGGTGGAA
- the LOC103719821 gene encoding uncharacterized protein LOC103719821 isoform X3, with protein sequence MAAAVLVGNLALLVEASSHRTAMADRAAKAWHPEAAACRAARRDPPPGPLLSATIHAKSFHDPPDMAGEVARLALRRRSPKNSTVAASSSAWGGGGNDNGGGGEEDDWEEELRSRLKDLEEMKELETRAEELQRSEAGEGTGDEETEEEKRKRVRRELEKVAKEQAERRKTAKLMFELGQKAYGKGMYARAIEFLEASLTIIPRPTLLGGEVLMKIQIWLAMAYEANNRHRDCIALYQQLEKKHPSVSIRKQAAELRYILQAPKLKISKDEMVTIPLIGSSYDSRYTPVLGKFSSSAKRSVTFCVRSVA encoded by the exons atggccgccgccgttcTCGTCGGCAACCTCGCGCTCCTCGTGGAGGCCAGCTCCCATCGGACCGCCATGGCCGACCGCGCCGCCAAGGCCTGGCACCCCGAGGCGGCGGCCTGCCGCGCGGCGAGGCGAGACCCGCCCCCCGGCCCCTTGCTCTCCGCCACCATCCACGCCAAGAGCTTCCACGACCCCCCGGACATGGCCGGAGAGGTGGCGCGGTTGGCCCTTCGGCGGAGAAGCCCCAAGAACTCCACGGTGGCCGCATCCAGCTCAGCCTGGGGCGGCGGCGGCAACGACAACGGCGGGGGCGGGGAAGAAGACGActgggaggaggagctccggagcCGGCTGAAGGATTTGGAGGAGATGAAGGAGCTGGAGACGAGGGCCGAGGAATTGCAAAGGTCCGAAGCCGGGGAGGGGACCGGAGACgaggagacggaggaggagaagagaaaaagggtCCGCCGAGAGCTCGAAAAG GTAGCAAAAGAACAGGCGGAGCGGAGGAAGACGGCCAAGCTGATGTTTGAGCTGGGGCAGAAGGCATATGGGAAAGGAATGTATGCTCGGGCAATCGAGTTCCTAGAAGCTTCCCTCACCATTATTCCGAGGCCCACGCTCCTTGGTGGTGAGGTATTGATGAAA ATACAGATTTGGCTGGCGATGGCATATGAGGCTAATAATCGCCACAGAGACTGCATTGCTTTGTACCAGCAATTGGAGAAGAAGCATCCTAGTGTCAGCATTAGAAAGCAGGCTGCTGAGCTCAGGTACATCTTGCAAGCACCCAAGCTCAAGATATCCAAGGATGAGATGGTCACGATACCATTGATTGGATCTAGCTACGACAG TAGATACACGCCTGTATTGGGCAAATTCTCCTCCTCAGCTAAGAGGAGTGTGACATTCTGTGTACGGAGCGTAGCATGA
- the LOC103719821 gene encoding uncharacterized protein LOC103719821 isoform X1: protein MAAAVLVGNLALLVEASSHRTAMADRAAKAWHPEAAACRAARRDPPPGPLLSATIHAKSFHDPPDMAGEVARLALRRRSPKNSTVAASSSAWGGGGNDNGGGGEEDDWEEELRSRLKDLEEMKELETRAEELQRSEAGEGTGDEETEEEKRKRVRRELEKVAKEQAERRKTAKLMFELGQKAYGKGMYARAIEFLEASLTIIPRPTLLGGEVLMKIQIWLAMAYEANNRHRDCIALYQQLEKKHPSVSIRKQAAELRYILQAPKLKISKDEMVTIPLIGSSYDRYAATWSDKYKDQDQRRKTATTNQLPSSRDYWGDFLTWRPPNGWETNRTFWVIVTLWLVLITTAVLLQR from the exons atggccgccgccgttcTCGTCGGCAACCTCGCGCTCCTCGTGGAGGCCAGCTCCCATCGGACCGCCATGGCCGACCGCGCCGCCAAGGCCTGGCACCCCGAGGCGGCGGCCTGCCGCGCGGCGAGGCGAGACCCGCCCCCCGGCCCCTTGCTCTCCGCCACCATCCACGCCAAGAGCTTCCACGACCCCCCGGACATGGCCGGAGAGGTGGCGCGGTTGGCCCTTCGGCGGAGAAGCCCCAAGAACTCCACGGTGGCCGCATCCAGCTCAGCCTGGGGCGGCGGCGGCAACGACAACGGCGGGGGCGGGGAAGAAGACGActgggaggaggagctccggagcCGGCTGAAGGATTTGGAGGAGATGAAGGAGCTGGAGACGAGGGCCGAGGAATTGCAAAGGTCCGAAGCCGGGGAGGGGACCGGAGACgaggagacggaggaggagaagagaaaaagggtCCGCCGAGAGCTCGAAAAG GTAGCAAAAGAACAGGCGGAGCGGAGGAAGACGGCCAAGCTGATGTTTGAGCTGGGGCAGAAGGCATATGGGAAAGGAATGTATGCTCGGGCAATCGAGTTCCTAGAAGCTTCCCTCACCATTATTCCGAGGCCCACGCTCCTTGGTGGTGAGGTATTGATGAAA ATACAGATTTGGCTGGCGATGGCATATGAGGCTAATAATCGCCACAGAGACTGCATTGCTTTGTACCAGCAATTGGAGAAGAAGCATCCTAGTGTCAGCATTAGAAAGCAGGCTGCTGAGCTCAGGTACATCTTGCAAGCACCCAAGCTCAAGATATCCAAGGATGAGATGGTCACGATACCATTGATTGGATCTAGCTACGACAG ATATGCAGCTACATGGAGTGACAAATACAAGGACCAGGATCAGAGAAGAAAGACAGCAACAACAAACCAACTTCCATCATCAAGGGACTACTGGGGTGACTTCCTGACGTGGCGGCCACCGAATGGGTGGGAAACGAACCGCACCTTCTGGGTGATTGTAACTTTGTGGCTTGTTTTGATTACAACAGCCGTCCTTCTGCAAAGATGA
- the LOC103719821 gene encoding uncharacterized protein LOC103719821 isoform X5, with translation MAAAVLVGNLALLVEASSHRTAMADRAAKAWHPEAAACRAARRDPPPGPLLSATIHAKSFHDPPDMAGEVARLALRRRSPKNSTVAASSSAWGGGGNDNGGGGEEDDWEEELRSRLKDLEEMKELETRAEELQRSEAGEGTGDEETEEEKRKRVRRELEKVAKEQAERRKTAKLMFELGQKAYGKGMYARAIEFLEASLTIIPRPTLLGGEIQIWLAMAYEANNRHRDCIALYQQLEKKHPSVSIRKQAAELRYILQAPKLKISKDEMVTIPLIGSSYDSLCLVVL, from the exons atggccgccgccgttcTCGTCGGCAACCTCGCGCTCCTCGTGGAGGCCAGCTCCCATCGGACCGCCATGGCCGACCGCGCCGCCAAGGCCTGGCACCCCGAGGCGGCGGCCTGCCGCGCGGCGAGGCGAGACCCGCCCCCCGGCCCCTTGCTCTCCGCCACCATCCACGCCAAGAGCTTCCACGACCCCCCGGACATGGCCGGAGAGGTGGCGCGGTTGGCCCTTCGGCGGAGAAGCCCCAAGAACTCCACGGTGGCCGCATCCAGCTCAGCCTGGGGCGGCGGCGGCAACGACAACGGCGGGGGCGGGGAAGAAGACGActgggaggaggagctccggagcCGGCTGAAGGATTTGGAGGAGATGAAGGAGCTGGAGACGAGGGCCGAGGAATTGCAAAGGTCCGAAGCCGGGGAGGGGACCGGAGACgaggagacggaggaggagaagagaaaaagggtCCGCCGAGAGCTCGAAAAG GTAGCAAAAGAACAGGCGGAGCGGAGGAAGACGGCCAAGCTGATGTTTGAGCTGGGGCAGAAGGCATATGGGAAAGGAATGTATGCTCGGGCAATCGAGTTCCTAGAAGCTTCCCTCACCATTATTCCGAGGCCCACGCTCCTTGGTGGTGAG ATACAGATTTGGCTGGCGATGGCATATGAGGCTAATAATCGCCACAGAGACTGCATTGCTTTGTACCAGCAATTGGAGAAGAAGCATCCTAGTGTCAGCATTAGAAAGCAGGCTGCTGAGCTCAGGTACATCTTGCAAGCACCCAAGCTCAAGATATCCAAGGATGAGATGGTCACGATACCATTGATTGGATCTAGCTACGACAG TTTATGCCTGGTGGTTCTGTGA
- the LOC103719821 gene encoding uncharacterized protein LOC103719821 isoform X2, producing MAAAVLVGNLALLVEASSHRTAMADRAAKAWHPEAAACRAARRDPPPGPLLSATIHAKSFHDPPDMAGEVARLALRRRSPKNSTVAASSSAWGGGGNDNGGGGEEDDWEEELRSRLKDLEEMKELETRAEELQRSEAGEGTGDEETEEEKRKRVRRELEKVAKEQAERRKTAKLMFELGQKAYGKGMYARAIEFLEASLTIIPRPTLLGGEIQIWLAMAYEANNRHRDCIALYQQLEKKHPSVSIRKQAAELRYILQAPKLKISKDEMVTIPLIGSSYDRYAATWSDKYKDQDQRRKTATTNQLPSSRDYWGDFLTWRPPNGWETNRTFWVIVTLWLVLITTAVLLQR from the exons atggccgccgccgttcTCGTCGGCAACCTCGCGCTCCTCGTGGAGGCCAGCTCCCATCGGACCGCCATGGCCGACCGCGCCGCCAAGGCCTGGCACCCCGAGGCGGCGGCCTGCCGCGCGGCGAGGCGAGACCCGCCCCCCGGCCCCTTGCTCTCCGCCACCATCCACGCCAAGAGCTTCCACGACCCCCCGGACATGGCCGGAGAGGTGGCGCGGTTGGCCCTTCGGCGGAGAAGCCCCAAGAACTCCACGGTGGCCGCATCCAGCTCAGCCTGGGGCGGCGGCGGCAACGACAACGGCGGGGGCGGGGAAGAAGACGActgggaggaggagctccggagcCGGCTGAAGGATTTGGAGGAGATGAAGGAGCTGGAGACGAGGGCCGAGGAATTGCAAAGGTCCGAAGCCGGGGAGGGGACCGGAGACgaggagacggaggaggagaagagaaaaagggtCCGCCGAGAGCTCGAAAAG GTAGCAAAAGAACAGGCGGAGCGGAGGAAGACGGCCAAGCTGATGTTTGAGCTGGGGCAGAAGGCATATGGGAAAGGAATGTATGCTCGGGCAATCGAGTTCCTAGAAGCTTCCCTCACCATTATTCCGAGGCCCACGCTCCTTGGTGGTGAG ATACAGATTTGGCTGGCGATGGCATATGAGGCTAATAATCGCCACAGAGACTGCATTGCTTTGTACCAGCAATTGGAGAAGAAGCATCCTAGTGTCAGCATTAGAAAGCAGGCTGCTGAGCTCAGGTACATCTTGCAAGCACCCAAGCTCAAGATATCCAAGGATGAGATGGTCACGATACCATTGATTGGATCTAGCTACGACAG ATATGCAGCTACATGGAGTGACAAATACAAGGACCAGGATCAGAGAAGAAAGACAGCAACAACAAACCAACTTCCATCATCAAGGGACTACTGGGGTGACTTCCTGACGTGGCGGCCACCGAATGGGTGGGAAACGAACCGCACCTTCTGGGTGATTGTAACTTTGTGGCTTGTTTTGATTACAACAGCCGTCCTTCTGCAAAGATGA
- the LOC103719823 gene encoding uncharacterized protein LOC103719823 isoform X2 → MISATMFAVTGAARAISRLRCALRDLDFKILILLFVVLPTVIYTIYLHGQKITYFLRPLWESPRKPFNEIPHYYHENVSMETLCKLHGWRVRETPRRVYDAVLFSNELDMLTIRWNELYPYVSEFVLLESNSTFTGIKKPLLFAKNREHFKFAEPRLTYGAVGGRFVKGENPFVEEAYQRVALDQLIRIAGIADDDLLIMSDVDEIPSGHTIDLLRWCDDIPEKLHLRLRNYLYSFEFFLDNKCWRASVHRFRVGKTRYAHYRQTDDILTDSGWHCSFCFRYISEFVFKMRAYSHVDRVRFAYYLNPSRIQDVICRGADLFDMLPEEYTFREIIAKLGAIPHSYSAVHLPGYLLQNIDKYKYLLPGNCKREPG, encoded by the exons ATGATATCTGCAACGATGTTTGCG GTGACAGGGGCTGCACGGGCCATATCGAGGCTCCGATGTGCCCTGCGAGACTTGGACTTCAAGATTTTAATCCTACTCTTCGTGGTGCTCCCCACTGTTATATACACTATCTACTTACATGGCCAGAAGATCACCTACTTTCTTCGGCCCCTGTGGGAGTCTCCTCGGAAACCATTCAATGAGATCCCCCACTATTACCATGAGAATGTCTCCATGGAGACCCTCTGCAAGCTCCACGGCTGGAGGGTCCGTGAGACCCCACGCCGGGTCTATGATGCTGTGTTATTCAGCAATGAGCTTGACATGCTTACCATTAGGTGGAATGAGTTGTACCCTTATGTATCAGAATTTGTTCTTCTCGAATCCAATTCCACATTCACAGGCATTAAGAAGCCCCTCTTGTTTGCGAAGAATCGGGAACATTTCAAGTTTGCGGAGCCCCGGCTCACTTATGGTGCTGTTGGTGGTAGATTTGTGAAGGGGGAGAACCCTTTTGTGGAGGAGGCATATCAGAGAGTTGCGTTGGATCAGCTCATTCGGATAGCAGGCATTGCTGATGATGATTTGTTGATCATGTCTGATGTTGATGAGATCCCAAGTGGCCACACAATTGACCTCCTGAGATGGTGTGATGACATTCCTGAGAAGCTCCATCTCCGGCTACGGAACTACCTCTACTCCTTTGAGTTCTTCCTGGATAACAAGTGCTGGAGGGCTTCGGTGCACAGGTTTCGAGTTGGGAAGACGAGATATGCCCATTACCGCCAGACTGATGACATACTCACCGATTCAGGGTGGCACTGCAGCTTCTGCTTCCGCTATATCAGTGAATTTGTGTTTAAGATGAGGGCCTACAGCCATGTGGATCGTGTGAGATTTGCTTATTATTTGAACCCATCAAGGATTCAGGATGTGATATGCCGGGGAGCAGACCTTTTTGATATGCTTCCGGAGGAGTATACTTTCAGGGAAATTATAGCGAAGTTGGGGGCGATACCCCATTCATATTCAGCAGTTCATCTTCCTGGGTATCTCCTTCAGAATATTGACAAGTACAAATATCTTCTTCCTGGGAACTGCAAAAGAGAACCAGGGTGA